The sequence below is a genomic window from Campylobacter ornithocola.
CTACTGAAGTTAAAAATGCTAAAGGTGGAGTTGAAGTAACTACTAATGTATTAGGTAAAGAAATAGTAGCTATGTTAAGACAATCATCTGAATTTGCTTCTTTACTTGCTACTGAAAGTGGAAAATTACAAAGTGCTGTTAAAAACTTAACAGATTCATCATCTTCTCAAGCTTCTTCTTTAGAAGAAACAGCAGCAGCATTAGAAGAGATTACTTCTTCTATGCAAAATGTATCTCATAAAACTAGTGAAGTAATTGCTCAAAGTGAAGAGATTAAAAATGTTACTTCTATTATAGGAGATATTGCTGATCAAATTAACTTGCTTGCATTAAATGCTGCTATTGAAGCAGCACGTGCAGGTGAACATGGACGTGGCTTTGCTGTTGTTGCTGATGAAGTTAGAAATCTAGCAGAAAGAACTCAAAAGTCTTTAGGTGAGATTGAAGCAAATACTAATATCTTAGTTCAATCTATTAATGAAATGGGTGAAAGTATCAAAGAACAAACTACAGGTATTACTCAAATTAATGATGCTGTAGCTCAAATTGATCATGTAACTCAAGAGAATTTAAAAATAGCTAATGATAGTGCAGCTATATCTGATAATGTAAATAAAATAGCTAATGATATCTTAGAAGATGCTAGGAAGAAGAAGTTTTAATAAGTTAAACCCTTTTTAGGGTTTAACTTTAACTAATATAAGATTTTAAACATACTCCATCTACGCTTAATTCATATGCTTTTTTTAGATTATTTTCTAAACTATCCAATAAAAATAAAATTTTAGAGTCAAACATATAAAATTCGGCCATCTTTGAAGCAATTTTTGCCAAACTCCTATCTTCTATTAAAATATACTTTGCTCCTAATGCATTTGAAAGTAAAATTTCTTCTTCATTTTTTGCAAAAATAGCAAAATCACATTTTTTTTCTTGTGCTTTCTTGATTATGCTTTCATTATACAAAAAACAATTTACATTAGCTTGAATAAAATCATCTTCAATGTGACTAAATTTTTGCATATTTATCAAAGGATGTCCGAAAATTAACATAATTTTTCCTTCATTTTTAAAAGACAATAATTTCTAAAACCTTGATTGAAAATCTGATAATCTTTCAAGTCTTCTAATTCTTTATAAATCTCACTACCTTTATAAAGCAAAAATAATGTTTTATCATCATAAAAACCACTTGAAATTTTTACCAAAGGTTTTACATCCATCAAAGCTCTTGATGTAATTAAATCCACTTTAAAAGATGGATAGTTTTCTATTTTTTCTTTTATAATATTTACATTTTTTAAATCAAGTTCAGTTTTTATCACTCTCAAAAAAGATGCTCTTTTAACACTAGGCTCAAAAAGAAAAAATTCACTCTCTTGCAAAATACAAGCTAAGAATATTGCAGGAAAACCAGCACCACTTCCAATATCAATGATTCTTTGCTTATCATTCAAGTCATAAAAGTCTAAAATTTTAATACTATCAATAATATTTTCATCTATATTATTAAAATGTGTTAGATTATGTACAGCATTAAATTTTTTCAATAAATCTTTATAGAGTGTAATTTTTTTGAAAAAATCATCTTTATTTACAAATGCTTGCAAAAAAGTTAGCTTGTCTTCATATTTTTTCAATTTAAATGCCCCATTTGTGTATGTTTGATTTCTAAATAATCTCTATTGAAACGATTTGCTTCTACTAAAATAGGAATTCTTAAATTTACCTTTTCCTTAAGTGAGCTAAGTTTTTCAGGATTATTAGTCAAAAGATTAATTTTAGAAATTTCATAATACTTAAGTATAAAATCTACTATTTCATAACTACGCTCATCAGCCTTAAAACCTAATTGATGATTTGCTTCTATAGTATTAAAACCCTTATCCTGTAAGGCATAAGCATTAATTTTATTAAAAAGTCCTATGCCTCTTCCTTCTTGTCTTAGATAAATCACCATTCCACCATGCTCTTGAATATATTTCAAAGAAAATTCAAGCTGTTCTCCACAATCACACTTTAAACTTCCTAAAACATCACCCGTTAAACACTCTGAATGAATTCTAACATTTACTTCTTTATCTAATTTACCTTTAAAAATACAAAGATGCTCTTTATCATTTTCTTTAAAACTTTGTATATTAAATTCACCAAAACAAGTAGGAAGTTTTGCTATTTCAGAAATTTGAATAGTCATTATTTTACTTTACCTTTTTATAAAAAATATGCTAAAATTTAAAGAATTTTAACAAACAAAAAGGAAATTTATGTTTAAACGCTTTAGAAGATTGAGACTTAATGAAAATATTAGAAGCTTAGTAAGAGAAAATACCTTAAATTTAGATGATTTAATCTATCCACTTTTTGTTGTAAATGGCACTAATATCAAAAATGAAATTGCATCTATGCCAGGTG
It includes:
- a CDS encoding methyl-accepting chemotaxis protein, translating into MQNVSHKTSEVIAQSEEIKNVTSIIGDIADQINLLALNAAIEAARAGEHGRGFAVVADEVRNLAERTQKSLGEIEANTNILVQSINEMGESIKEQTTGITQINDAVAQIDHVTQENLKIANDSAAISDNVNKIANDILEDARKKKF
- the rsmG gene encoding 16S rRNA (guanine(527)-N(7))-methyltransferase RsmG, producing MKKYEDKLTFLQAFVNKDDFFKKITLYKDLLKKFNAVHNLTHFNNIDENIIDSIKILDFYDLNDKQRIIDIGSGAGFPAIFLACILQESEFFLFEPSVKRASFLRVIKTELDLKNVNIIKEKIENYPSFKVDLITSRALMDVKPLVKISSGFYDDKTLFLLYKGSEIYKELEDLKDYQIFNQGFRNYCLLKMKEKLC
- the ribA gene encoding GTP cyclohydrolase II, with amino-acid sequence MTIQISEIAKLPTCFGEFNIQSFKENDKEHLCIFKGKLDKEVNVRIHSECLTGDVLGSLKCDCGEQLEFSLKYIQEHGGMVIYLRQEGRGIGLFNKINAYALQDKGFNTIEANHQLGFKADERSYEIVDFILKYYEISKINLLTNNPEKLSSLKEKVNLRIPILVEANRFNRDYLEIKHTQMGHLN